Proteins encoded together in one Pongo abelii isolate AG06213 chromosome 8, NHGRI_mPonAbe1-v2.0_pri, whole genome shotgun sequence window:
- the SPMIP5 gene encoding sperm-associated microtubule inner protein 5 isoform X3, with amino-acid sequence MARSGPAESEIMEPSKTFMRNLPITPGYSGFVPFLSCQGTSREDDMNHCVKTFQEKTQRYKDQLREFCYAVATTPKLKPVNSEETVLRALHQYSRQYHPLILECKYVKKPLQEPPIPGWAGYLPRAKVTEFGCGTRYTVMAKNCYKDFLEITERAKKAHLKPYEEIYGVSSTKTSALSPKVLQHEELLPKYPDFSIPDGSCPALGRPLREDPKTPLTCGCAQRPSIPCSGKIYLEPLSSAKYAEG; translated from the exons AGAGCGAAATCATGGAGCCTTCCAAGACCTTCATGAGAAACCTGCCAATCACACCAGGCTACAGCG GCTTCGTGCCGTTCCTTAGCTGCCAAGGAACATCCAGGGAGGATGACATGAACCACTGTGTGAAAACCTTCCAGGAGAAAACACAGCGCTATAAAGACCAGCTGCGGGAATTTTGCTACGCAGTGGCCACTACCCCGAAACTGAAGCCTGTCAACTCCGAGGAGACGGTCCTGCGGGCCCTGCATCAGTACAGTCGGCAGTACCACCCCCTGATCCTGG AATGCAAATATGTAAAGAAACCTCTCCAGGAGCCCCCAATCCCTGGCTGGGCAGGCTACCTGCCGAGAGCCAAGGTCACTGAATTTGGCTGTGGCACAAGATACACTGTCATGGCCAAAAACTGCTACAAGGACTTCCTGGAGATCACGGAGAGGGCCAAGAAAGCACATCTGAAACCATATGAAGA AATATACGGAGTTAGCTCCacaaaaacttctgctctgtctCCAAAAGTTTTGCAGCATGAAGAGCTGCTGCCAAAATATCCTGATTTTTCTATTCCAG ATGGAAGCTGCCCTGCCCTTGGAAGGCCCCTGAGAGAGGACCCCAAAACTCCGCTGACATGTGGCTGTGCTCAGAGGCCAAGTATACCATGCAGTGGGAAGATTTATCTAGAGCCACTGTCCTCCGCAAAGTATGCAGAAGGCTAG
- the SPMIP5 gene encoding sperm-associated microtubule inner protein 5 isoform X4 produces MEPSKTFMRNLPITPGYSGFVPFLSCQGTSREDDMNHCVKTFQEKTQRYKDQLREFCYAVATTPKLKPVNSEETVLRALHQYSRQYHPLILECKYVKKPLQEPPIPGWAGYLPRAKVTEFGCGTRYTVMAKNCYKDFLEITERAKKAHLKPYEEIYGVSSTKTSALSPKVLQHEELLPKYPDFSIPDGSCPALGRPLREDPKTPLTCGCAQRPSIPCSGKIYLEPLSSAKYAEG; encoded by the exons ATGGAGCCTTCCAAGACCTTCATGAGAAACCTGCCAATCACACCAGGCTACAGCG GCTTCGTGCCGTTCCTTAGCTGCCAAGGAACATCCAGGGAGGATGACATGAACCACTGTGTGAAAACCTTCCAGGAGAAAACACAGCGCTATAAAGACCAGCTGCGGGAATTTTGCTACGCAGTGGCCACTACCCCGAAACTGAAGCCTGTCAACTCCGAGGAGACGGTCCTGCGGGCCCTGCATCAGTACAGTCGGCAGTACCACCCCCTGATCCTGG AATGCAAATATGTAAAGAAACCTCTCCAGGAGCCCCCAATCCCTGGCTGGGCAGGCTACCTGCCGAGAGCCAAGGTCACTGAATTTGGCTGTGGCACAAGATACACTGTCATGGCCAAAAACTGCTACAAGGACTTCCTGGAGATCACGGAGAGGGCCAAGAAAGCACATCTGAAACCATATGAAGA AATATACGGAGTTAGCTCCacaaaaacttctgctctgtctCCAAAAGTTTTGCAGCATGAAGAGCTGCTGCCAAAATATCCTGATTTTTCTATTCCAG ATGGAAGCTGCCCTGCCCTTGGAAGGCCCCTGAGAGAGGACCCCAAAACTCCGCTGACATGTGGCTGTGCTCAGAGGCCAAGTATACCATGCAGTGGGAAGATTTATCTAGAGCCACTGTCCTCCGCAAAGTATGCAGAAGGCTAG
- the SPMIP5 gene encoding sperm-associated microtubule inner protein 5 isoform X2, translated as MNWLSRAGLGKASAHLGGMTGDAQRESEIMEPSKTFMRNLPITPGYSGFVPFLSCQGTSREDDMNHCVKTFQEKTQRYKDQLREFCYAVATTPKLKPVNSEETVLRALHQYSRQYHPLILECKYVKKPLQEPPIPGWAGYLPRAKVTEFGCGTRYTVMAKNCYKDFLEITERAKKAHLKPYEEIYGVSSTKTSALSPKVLQHEELLPKYPDFSIPDGSCPALGRPLREDPKTPLTCGCAQRPSIPCSGKIYLEPLSSAKYAEG; from the exons ATGAACTGGCTCAGCAGGGCAGGACTTGGCAAGGCCTCAGCCCACCTGGGGGGAATGACCGGCGATGCCCAAAGAG AGAGCGAAATCATGGAGCCTTCCAAGACCTTCATGAGAAACCTGCCAATCACACCAGGCTACAGCG GCTTCGTGCCGTTCCTTAGCTGCCAAGGAACATCCAGGGAGGATGACATGAACCACTGTGTGAAAACCTTCCAGGAGAAAACACAGCGCTATAAAGACCAGCTGCGGGAATTTTGCTACGCAGTGGCCACTACCCCGAAACTGAAGCCTGTCAACTCCGAGGAGACGGTCCTGCGGGCCCTGCATCAGTACAGTCGGCAGTACCACCCCCTGATCCTGG AATGCAAATATGTAAAGAAACCTCTCCAGGAGCCCCCAATCCCTGGCTGGGCAGGCTACCTGCCGAGAGCCAAGGTCACTGAATTTGGCTGTGGCACAAGATACACTGTCATGGCCAAAAACTGCTACAAGGACTTCCTGGAGATCACGGAGAGGGCCAAGAAAGCACATCTGAAACCATATGAAGA AATATACGGAGTTAGCTCCacaaaaacttctgctctgtctCCAAAAGTTTTGCAGCATGAAGAGCTGCTGCCAAAATATCCTGATTTTTCTATTCCAG ATGGAAGCTGCCCTGCCCTTGGAAGGCCCCTGAGAGAGGACCCCAAAACTCCGCTGACATGTGGCTGTGCTCAGAGGCCAAGTATACCATGCAGTGGGAAGATTTATCTAGAGCCACTGTCCTCCGCAAAGTATGCAGAAGGCTAG
- the SPMIP5 gene encoding sperm-associated microtubule inner protein 5 isoform X1: MCGPHLSPPLRLMNLTQGLLGLLRSFAFPASIMFHGHKSEIMEPSKTFMRNLPITPGYSGFVPFLSCQGTSREDDMNHCVKTFQEKTQRYKDQLREFCYAVATTPKLKPVNSEETVLRALHQYSRQYHPLILECKYVKKPLQEPPIPGWAGYLPRAKVTEFGCGTRYTVMAKNCYKDFLEITERAKKAHLKPYEEIYGVSSTKTSALSPKVLQHEELLPKYPDFSIPDGSCPALGRPLREDPKTPLTCGCAQRPSIPCSGKIYLEPLSSAKYAEG; the protein is encoded by the exons ATGTGCGGGCctcatctctctcctcccctgAGGCTCATGAACCTAACACAGGGGCTTCTGGGCTTGCTCAGAAGCTTTGCATTTCCAGCCTCTATCATGTTTCACGGCCATA AGAGCGAAATCATGGAGCCTTCCAAGACCTTCATGAGAAACCTGCCAATCACACCAGGCTACAGCG GCTTCGTGCCGTTCCTTAGCTGCCAAGGAACATCCAGGGAGGATGACATGAACCACTGTGTGAAAACCTTCCAGGAGAAAACACAGCGCTATAAAGACCAGCTGCGGGAATTTTGCTACGCAGTGGCCACTACCCCGAAACTGAAGCCTGTCAACTCCGAGGAGACGGTCCTGCGGGCCCTGCATCAGTACAGTCGGCAGTACCACCCCCTGATCCTGG AATGCAAATATGTAAAGAAACCTCTCCAGGAGCCCCCAATCCCTGGCTGGGCAGGCTACCTGCCGAGAGCCAAGGTCACTGAATTTGGCTGTGGCACAAGATACACTGTCATGGCCAAAAACTGCTACAAGGACTTCCTGGAGATCACGGAGAGGGCCAAGAAAGCACATCTGAAACCATATGAAGA AATATACGGAGTTAGCTCCacaaaaacttctgctctgtctCCAAAAGTTTTGCAGCATGAAGAGCTGCTGCCAAAATATCCTGATTTTTCTATTCCAG ATGGAAGCTGCCCTGCCCTTGGAAGGCCCCTGAGAGAGGACCCCAAAACTCCGCTGACATGTGGCTGTGCTCAGAGGCCAAGTATACCATGCAGTGGGAAGATTTATCTAGAGCCACTGTCCTCCGCAAAGTATGCAGAAGGCTAG